A genomic stretch from Scomber scombrus chromosome 8, fScoSco1.1, whole genome shotgun sequence includes:
- the tmem165 gene encoding transmembrane protein 165 — MPVMVGGGDRRADRNVMCVLLPLVVVLLLSVGVAASPDEPKPVQEQPVQEKAASPHPVGPAVSEDDSTKGNLGFIHAFVASISVIIVSELGDKTFFIAAIMAMRYNRLTVLVGAMLALGVMTCLSVLFGYATTIIPRIYTYYVSTALFAIFGVRMLREGLRMSPDEGQEELEEVQAEIKKKDEELQRSKLVNGAPDVEAGSGSTMPQRKWHSFISPIFIQAFTLTFLAEWGDRSQLTTIILAARENPFGVAVGGTLGHCLCTGLAVIGGRMIAQKISVRTVTIIGGIVFLAFAFSALFIKPDAGL; from the exons ATGCCTGTCATGGTCGGCGGAGGAGACCGACGGGCTGACAGAAATGTGATGTGCGTCCTGCTTCCGCTCGTCGTCGTGTTGTTGTTGTCGGTTGGAGTTGCTGCTTCTCCAGATGAACCTAAACCTGTTCAAGAGCAGCCTGTACAAGAG AAAGCCGCAAGTCCCCATCCTGTGGGCCCAGCAGTTTCTGAAGATGACTCCACTAAAGGGAACCTTGGTTTCATCCATGCCTTTGTGGCTTCTATCTCTGTCATCATTGTCTCTGAGTTGGGAGACAAGACATTTTTCATTGCAGCTATCATGGCCATGCGTTACAACCGCCTCACCGTACTGGTAGGTGCCATGCTGGCCCTGGGAGTCATGACTTGTCTTTCTG TACTGTTTGGCTACGCCACCACCATCATTCCCAGAATCTACACATACTACGTGTCCACCGCTTTGTTTGCCATCTTTGGTGTGCGAATGCTGAGAGAGGGGCTGAGGATGAGTCCAGATGAGGGCCAGGAGGAGCTTGAGGAGGTGCAGGCGGAGATCAAGAAGAAGGATGAAGAG CTCCAGCGGTCAAAGCTTGTTAACGGGGCTCCAGATGTTGAGGCCGGATCAGGAAGTACCATGCCTCAGAGAAAGTGGCACAGCTTCATCTCACCCATCTTCATCCAAGCCTTTACCCTCACCTTCCTCGCCGAGTGGGGGGACCGTTCCCAGCTGACCACCATAATTCTTGCTGCTCGGGAG AATCCATTTGGAGTTGCGGTGGGCGGCACACTTGGACACTGTTTGTGCACAGGACTGGCTGTGATTGGAGGGAGAATGATCGCCCAGAAAATTTCTGTCAGAACag TTACAATCATTGGAGGGATTGTTTTTCTGGCTTTTGCTTTCTCTGCCCTCTTCATCAAGCCAGACGCTGGATTATAA